In the Verrucomicrobiota bacterium genome, one interval contains:
- a CDS encoding Ldh family oxidoreductase — translation MPIINPTELEETIAAIFVRHGTPATLAQKLAASLVKSNLTGHDSHGVILTPVYVKKIQDGVLFPEAKPEIRKTEGAITAIDCRYGFGHFGALLGAKTVVSQAYKMGVATVTLENVNHVGRVGEYGEIIAAAGNVGFIIVSGTGPEGLVAPYGGTKRVFGTNPICWSFPRPGKPFPILVDMATSTIAAGKVSQAKWAGKQIRSGALLDKNGNPTQDPNDFYDGGTLIPVGEHKGGGLMFAIELMANLFCGFAPGRSKEHKLGNPVVMTAWDIAAFTDRERFERLLEELCERVKSNPPAPGFKDVMLPGEFEYLNSLERIKTGIEIPNNLWTELQELAR, via the coding sequence ATGCCCATAATAAATCCAACCGAACTCGAGGAAACGATTGCGGCAATTTTCGTCCGTCATGGCACACCGGCTACTCTCGCCCAGAAATTAGCCGCTTCTCTGGTAAAATCGAACCTGACTGGCCACGATTCCCACGGTGTTATCCTCACCCCGGTTTATGTAAAAAAAATACAGGATGGAGTTTTATTTCCAGAAGCCAAGCCTGAGATTCGGAAAACGGAAGGAGCTATCACTGCTATCGATTGCAGATACGGATTCGGGCACTTTGGAGCATTGTTAGGGGCAAAAACCGTGGTCAGCCAGGCATACAAAATGGGTGTGGCTACAGTGACATTGGAGAATGTAAATCATGTTGGACGCGTTGGAGAATATGGTGAAATAATAGCTGCTGCAGGTAATGTGGGATTTATCATTGTATCCGGGACCGGTCCCGAAGGTCTGGTTGCCCCTTACGGAGGAACTAAACGAGTGTTTGGCACCAATCCTATTTGCTGGTCTTTTCCGAGACCTGGGAAACCCTTCCCGATCCTCGTCGATATGGCTACGTCGACTATCGCGGCTGGAAAGGTAAGCCAGGCCAAATGGGCCGGCAAACAGATCAGATCGGGAGCGTTGTTGGATAAAAACGGCAATCCGACGCAAGATCCAAACGACTTCTACGACGGCGGAACACTGATTCCCGTTGGAGAGCATAAGGGAGGTGGGTTGATGTTTGCCATCGAGCTCATGGCCAATCTGTTCTGCGGATTTGCGCCGGGGCGATCGAAGGAACATAAACTTGGTAATCCGGTGGTCATGACCGCTTGGGACATTGCAGCGTTTACAGACCGTGAACGATTCGAGAGGCTGTTAGAGGAACTCTGCGAACGAGTAAAATCGAATCCTCCTGCTCCTGGTTTCAAGGACGTGATGTTACCTGGCGAATTTGAATACCTAAATTCCTTAGAGCGAATAAAAACCGGAATAGAGATCCCGAATAATCTCTGGACGGAACTTCAAGAGCTCGCTCGATGA
- a CDS encoding aldo/keto reductase yields MTDMRYTTLGRTGLKVSIMGIGAGTQFGTINGNHLSQAEGIINTAIENGINLIDTASIYNSSEEILGRLLESRPRESYVLNSKYYPITDIGQPIPAQEVRKSVERSLKLLDTDYLDVLQIHGVRPESYRAIVETHHDELMKMKSKGMFRFLGITETIKFDPHHRMMKMALKDDLFDTAMIAYSLLSPDPEIKILPQCQKQAVGVIGMTAVRRALSDHQILEDLIRKAKTENRMKQDALPDKGPLDWLLDETIHTLASAGYSYVLSNSAVQTVLSGTTNPDHLVKNLKAALSKPLDEEKRKRLRSIFSTPPDHQPWSTYDL; encoded by the coding sequence ATGACAGATATGCGCTACACCACACTCGGTCGCACTGGACTAAAGGTTTCAATAATGGGTATCGGAGCCGGTACCCAATTTGGAACAATCAATGGCAACCATCTATCCCAAGCTGAAGGTATTATAAACACAGCCATAGAGAACGGAATCAATCTTATCGATACAGCTTCAATCTATAATTCCAGTGAGGAAATCCTGGGGCGGCTTTTAGAATCCAGACCTCGTGAATCCTACGTTTTAAACTCCAAGTATTATCCCATCACAGACATAGGCCAACCTATCCCAGCTCAAGAGGTTCGTAAATCTGTGGAACGAAGTTTGAAGCTTCTGGATACGGACTACCTGGATGTCTTACAAATCCACGGTGTTCGTCCTGAATCATACCGGGCAATCGTCGAAACCCACCACGATGAATTGATGAAAATGAAGTCGAAAGGAATGTTCCGTTTTTTGGGCATAACGGAAACCATTAAATTCGATCCCCATCACAGGATGATGAAAATGGCCCTGAAAGACGACCTCTTCGATACCGCCATGATAGCTTACAGCCTGTTGAGTCCGGATCCGGAAATAAAGATCCTGCCTCAGTGTCAAAAACAAGCGGTTGGGGTGATCGGAATGACTGCCGTTCGAAGAGCACTCAGTGATCATCAAATCCTGGAAGACTTGATTAGAAAGGCAAAGACTGAAAACAGAATGAAACAAGATGCCTTGCCTGACAAGGGTCCTCTCGATTGGTTGCTGGATGAAACGATACATACGCTGGCAAGCGCTGGCTACAGCTATGTTTTAAGTAACTCGGCCGTTCAAACGGTTTTATCTGGAACCACCAACCCGGATCATTTGGTTAAAAACCTTAAGGCGGCCTTGTCAAAACCGCTCGATGAAGAAAAACGGAAACGGCTCCGAAGTATTTTTAGCACACCACCAGATCATCAACCTTGGTCCACCTATGATCTGTAA
- a CDS encoding sialidase family protein has protein sequence MKLQPTSKIILQADESFTRHSEASMVELNDGLLLLAWSKFAGNHDNSRSHIACMESVDGGHTWKNERTLVPNEAGLNVMSPALRRLGDGSLGLAYSFRESKRSAKRLFRRSIDEGKTWETPISITKDGYQTGAHDRLTVLSSGRILAPLHCTEDWNSHYLYIKVARSDDLGQTWQFCDPISLPKLDAAESGAQEPDVVERSDGSLLMVMRTATGSIYRAESFDEGVHWMKIKSTEVQSPIAPSIVRRIPGTSDLLLVWNWIYDSDDRMLGRRKRLACAISKDGGDSWPMEYRKILEEGERGCFSYPSCTFYKNQALLTYYAMDEAVDFNFDGPRSLKLMHIPLEWLYQE, from the coding sequence ATGAAACTTCAGCCCACCTCAAAAATCATCCTCCAGGCGGACGAATCATTCACTCGTCATTCGGAGGCATCCATGGTAGAGCTCAACGATGGATTACTGCTACTGGCATGGTCAAAATTTGCCGGCAATCACGACAACTCCAGATCTCACATTGCGTGTATGGAATCTGTGGATGGCGGTCACACATGGAAGAATGAAAGGACGTTGGTCCCAAACGAAGCTGGACTGAACGTCATGTCGCCTGCTTTGCGTCGCCTGGGTGACGGATCGTTGGGGCTAGCCTATAGTTTCCGGGAATCCAAGAGAAGTGCCAAGCGACTATTTAGACGGTCGATCGACGAAGGGAAAACATGGGAAACGCCCATTAGCATCACTAAAGACGGTTACCAAACTGGAGCCCATGACAGGCTTACCGTGCTGTCTTCCGGTCGAATCCTTGCCCCTCTCCATTGCACCGAAGATTGGAATAGCCACTACCTGTACATAAAAGTAGCCAGGTCCGATGACCTCGGCCAAACATGGCAATTCTGCGATCCAATTTCGCTCCCAAAATTAGACGCAGCAGAATCGGGCGCTCAAGAACCCGATGTCGTTGAGCGCTCTGACGGTTCATTGCTAATGGTCATGCGAACAGCGACAGGAAGTATTTATCGCGCAGAGTCATTTGATGAAGGCGTGCATTGGATGAAGATAAAATCAACGGAAGTCCAATCACCAATTGCGCCATCCATCGTACGCCGAATTCCAGGGACTAGCGACTTGCTGCTCGTTTGGAATTGGATTTACGATTCAGATGATCGCATGCTTGGCCGTCGCAAGCGATTGGCTTGCGCTATTAGCAAGGATGGAGGCGATTCATGGCCGATGGAATACCGGAAGATTCTGGAGGAAGGGGAGCGAGGTTGTTTTTCATACCCTAGCTGCACGTTCTACAAAAACCAGGCGCTCCTCACCTACTACGCAATGGATGAAGCCGTAGACTTTAATTTCGACGGTCCCAGATCTCTCAAATTGATGCACATCCCCCTGGAATGGCTTTACCAGGAATAG